The candidate division WOR-3 bacterium genome includes a window with the following:
- a CDS encoding T9SS type A sorting domain-containing protein, with product MQRLPIVISIGLMLICSLNAYADWGAIRQLTVSPDNSNMPFSGRAVAVMGNNLHIVYSDVVGGDRKVLYLRSTDRGATWASPSVIDEMPYSYTFSIAADSSGNVHFINRRADGGLWYRRSTDAGATWSTAQQVTAEVDVPLLLTNGPQNVYILNVKPTTPPQLELYKSTDGGTNWNRTDVITQTGFQSICAATSGSAIHIAYAYGGMGNAQTYYLRSTDNGTTWNSPRQISTSSQTVPVGIWANGNYLFLSFTIFGQTRNFRRSTDGGDNWLNETTLRALINDIAFLPTGVTHALSLKEDNRVLWFYSTDNGSSWSDTVKISGDAEGTRAKPQIAVDGMNDLHAFWTSRQTGNVEVFYRFNSLGIEENGTEGLCQPKTKLITPNPAYNTLRVLSTTPVALYDATGKLTVILTPGENNISNLMPGVYFVRQGETNTAKFIKLE from the coding sequence ATGCAAAGACTGCCAATAGTAATAAGCATCGGTTTGATGCTGATTTGTAGCCTCAATGCCTATGCCGACTGGGGAGCAATCCGTCAGCTAACCGTCTCACCAGACAACTCCAATATGCCCTTCTCTGGTAGAGCGGTAGCGGTAATGGGTAATAACCTGCATATCGTTTATTCTGATGTGGTTGGCGGCGATAGGAAAGTACTCTATCTTCGCTCCACAGACCGGGGAGCAACATGGGCTTCGCCGTCTGTAATTGACGAGATGCCTTATAGTTATACATTCAGCATCGCTGCCGATAGTTCCGGTAATGTGCACTTTATCAATCGCCGGGCTGATGGCGGATTGTGGTATCGACGCTCGACCGACGCCGGCGCAACCTGGTCCACCGCTCAACAGGTAACCGCTGAAGTTGATGTCCCTCTTTTATTAACAAATGGTCCCCAAAATGTATATATACTAAATGTTAAACCCACCACCCCGCCTCAATTAGAACTCTACAAGTCAACCGATGGCGGGACAAACTGGAACCGTACTGATGTTATCACTCAGACCGGTTTCCAGAGCATCTGTGCTGCTACCAGTGGCAGCGCAATTCATATCGCTTACGCCTATGGCGGTATGGGTAACGCCCAAACCTATTATCTCCGTTCCACCGATAATGGCACAACATGGAATTCACCGCGGCAAATTTCGACCTCCAGTCAGACGGTTCCCGTAGGCATCTGGGCTAATGGTAATTATCTATTCCTATCCTTTACAATTTTTGGCCAGACCCGCAATTTCCGACGGTCCACCGATGGCGGCGACAACTGGCTTAATGAAACAACCCTGCGCGCCCTTATCAACGATATCGCATTTTTACCCACCGGCGTAACCCATGCGCTCAGTCTTAAAGAAGACAATCGCGTCCTCTGGTTTTATTCCACCGACAATGGCTCTTCTTGGTCCGATACGGTGAAAATATCGGGTGATGCCGAAGGCACTCGTGCCAAACCTCAAATCGCAGTTGACGGAATGAACGACCTCCACGCCTTCTGGACCAGCCGCCAGACCGGTAATGTTGAAGTTTTTTATCGCTTTAACTCCCTCGGCATAGAAGAAAACGGCACCGAAGGTTTGTGCCAACCGAAAACCAAACTCATTACTCCTAATCCGGCATACAATACCCTCCGGGTTTTAAGCACCACGCCCGTTGCCCTGTACGACGCCACCGGCAAATTAACCGTCATATTAACCCCGGGAGAAAACAACATCAGCAACCTTATGCCCGGTGTCTATTTTGTGCGCCAAGGCGAAACCAATACCGCGAAGTTCATTAAACTTGAATAA
- a CDS encoding T9SS type A sorting domain-containing protein, with protein MNRSIGMGVLTLLVLTGVGFALTPTLPPASLTDLPPEVAYAQTVQFWVTGDGQVIHTPTLKDVQEAIEAGILAPGTVLGNGGGEPQPLPVDEFMWPMHGHDVYQNAWNPLIPQDTLRSLWTATYTSAAWAPWFGYPAIAAGKVVYVDCGTGYLYCRDITDGTVIWSTQVQASSYYPGSPVIFEGTGGQLWVAVPNYGTSGNTPRVSCYRLDNGQSVWTAAVPLGSAGASSTNLNFNRPVYYNGYIYHITLEFSTPYGGVLYRVNALTGDTMRLSTRGSSCGGALTIDPNGQYGYWPCWNPASPSNPKIMKINLATGALVDSTPVITDYPRGSVAINPTTRRLFCGGSASTSGSGSIRCYNADNLAAGPIWTFTTSGGHDIQYPAIDYENVYYTTQSTPGRLYAVKQSDGTGAWNTQGYITVPDNSAIYDGVPCVTGAVGSTRYVYLTPGYYTGANIWVVNAANGNTVQYRQVSSSEYMFTGASRPAGYFVSKSGYGTIFCFRSPNDLTIRNHDIAAYRIDIPEGVKLTPGQTITPTVTYINYGTNNEANFLVAFRVDSADQNLYLEGVLITDSVLSGDTFSVTFPDWTPANQYWAGYQIKAWVELTGDEAPGNDTVRRACMTTTDTCYSYRSNNAPSIDGYLAAGEWDDAYYVNVSNIAGWGGMTQSSNAAWMRLKHDGNNLYLAFGMPQAMTRDAGDQIGFYLDESGDGEWATDNSEGNYWFWVNQYNNDEVLYRWHTPDTFGQQLTVPGAQSASGTLNGYLVFEVKVPFGTLPYQISMNPVNDTGKLWLFSLDGSSFYGWWPADMPDTLWRQPMYYGTFILRTLQTGDVGVKSIDAPRSARPGDAVVPKATWKNFGTTSMNFTAYYLMNDPSGTRVYSESQTATLAGGAEIQLTFPSYVVNTEGDWAVKCSTVAGGDVNAANDIRTGTFRVSTAPPVTPGWVEVKSIPGAPKDGAFLAFNPDNGLIYAARGYKSGDFYAYDPNADSAGNWTTLTPIPATEGKLPYKGANGCYGDGYIYATIGNNTQGFLRYSIEGNSWEPLAAVPLGASGKKVKGGTDLVYVDGYVYLLKGYKTDFFRYNVAASAWESLPSAPAGTRPKWDKGSWLVWDGQNTLYAHKAKYGEMWTFDLTTQQWGTASLPGMPTSSSKTGKNKKSKDGSDGAYYNGYIYALKGGNTVEWWRYEVAGNAWTELDPMPEVGSTGKKKRVKAGGALAGYGDNPIFFALKGGKIQEFWRYYDTTVVVYAAKPERSGVMAEQVNANRFGFSVAPNPVVKGYGLLSYSVPQQAPARLTVYDVTGRDVMHLTFVASGTGTRNLDLRSLAAGVYLVKFESAGYNASQKLIVR; from the coding sequence ATGAACAGAAGCATAGGAATGGGCGTTCTGACGCTGCTCGTTTTGACCGGCGTCGGGTTTGCGCTCACTCCGACCCTACCACCGGCATCCCTTACCGATTTGCCGCCGGAGGTTGCCTATGCACAGACCGTTCAGTTCTGGGTTACGGGTGACGGTCAGGTAATTCACACCCCGACCCTGAAGGATGTGCAGGAGGCAATTGAGGCGGGAATTCTGGCGCCGGGAACGGTTCTTGGTAACGGCGGCGGTGAGCCTCAGCCCTTACCGGTTGACGAGTTTATGTGGCCCATGCATGGACACGATGTCTACCAGAACGCATGGAACCCATTAATCCCTCAGGATACACTGCGTTCGCTCTGGACTGCGACCTATACAAGCGCGGCTTGGGCACCATGGTTCGGCTATCCAGCAATCGCTGCCGGGAAAGTGGTTTATGTCGATTGCGGCACGGGCTATCTATACTGCCGTGATATAACCGATGGAACCGTAATTTGGAGCACCCAAGTTCAGGCATCCTCTTACTATCCTGGTTCACCGGTGATTTTTGAGGGTACCGGCGGTCAGCTCTGGGTCGCAGTTCCGAACTATGGAACAAGCGGCAACACCCCAAGGGTTAGCTGCTATCGGCTGGATAACGGTCAATCGGTCTGGACAGCAGCAGTACCGCTGGGTTCTGCTGGTGCCAGTAGTACGAACCTCAACTTCAACCGTCCGGTTTACTATAATGGCTACATCTATCACATAACCCTTGAATTTAGTACTCCCTACGGTGGCGTACTCTATCGGGTGAACGCTCTGACCGGCGACACAATGCGGTTAAGCACCCGGGGTTCTTCCTGCGGTGGTGCTCTTACCATCGACCCGAATGGTCAGTATGGTTACTGGCCCTGCTGGAACCCGGCATCGCCTTCCAACCCGAAGATTATGAAGATCAACCTGGCGACGGGCGCGCTGGTTGACTCCACGCCGGTGATTACCGACTATCCAAGAGGTTCGGTAGCAATTAACCCGACAACGAGAAGGCTGTTCTGTGGTGGTTCCGCTTCCACTTCCGGTTCTGGTTCCATTCGCTGCTATAATGCCGATAATCTTGCTGCCGGTCCGATATGGACCTTCACAACCAGTGGCGGGCACGACATCCAGTACCCGGCGATTGACTATGAAAATGTATATTACACCACACAGTCTACACCCGGCCGTCTGTATGCGGTAAAGCAGTCGGATGGTACCGGTGCCTGGAACACGCAGGGATACATTACGGTTCCTGACAACAGCGCAATATACGATGGTGTACCTTGTGTCACCGGCGCGGTCGGTTCAACCCGTTATGTTTACCTGACACCAGGGTACTACACTGGTGCCAACATCTGGGTGGTCAATGCGGCTAATGGTAACACGGTGCAGTATCGGCAGGTATCATCCAGTGAGTATATGTTCACTGGTGCGTCTCGGCCCGCTGGGTACTTTGTTTCCAAATCGGGTTACGGAACGATATTCTGTTTCCGTTCACCGAACGACCTGACAATCCGCAATCATGACATCGCAGCCTATCGCATTGACATTCCAGAGGGTGTCAAACTTACACCCGGACAGACAATCACACCTACAGTAACCTACATCAACTACGGCACCAACAATGAGGCGAACTTCCTGGTGGCTTTCCGGGTGGACTCGGCAGACCAGAACCTTTATCTTGAAGGTGTACTGATTACCGACTCGGTCCTTTCCGGTGACACATTCAGCGTAACTTTCCCGGATTGGACACCGGCGAATCAGTACTGGGCTGGATACCAGATTAAGGCGTGGGTGGAACTGACAGGCGATGAGGCACCAGGCAACGACACGGTGCGGCGCGCCTGTATGACTACGACCGACACCTGCTACTCCTACCGCAGCAACAATGCGCCCTCAATTGACGGCTATCTTGCCGCGGGCGAATGGGACGACGCCTACTATGTGAATGTTTCCAATATTGCCGGATGGGGTGGAATGACACAGAGTAGTAATGCCGCCTGGATGCGGTTGAAGCACGACGGCAATAACCTCTACCTCGCATTCGGTATGCCGCAGGCGATGACCCGTGATGCCGGAGACCAGATTGGTTTCTATCTGGATGAGAGTGGTGATGGTGAATGGGCAACCGACAACTCGGAAGGCAACTACTGGTTCTGGGTGAACCAGTACAACAATGACGAGGTGCTATACCGCTGGCATACCCCGGACACCTTCGGTCAGCAGTTAACCGTGCCGGGTGCTCAGTCTGCATCTGGTACTCTCAATGGCTATCTGGTGTTTGAGGTGAAGGTGCCGTTTGGTACACTGCCTTACCAGATTTCGATGAATCCGGTGAATGACACCGGCAAGTTGTGGCTGTTTAGCCTTGACGGCTCTTCGTTCTACGGCTGGTGGCCCGCTGATATGCCTGATACCCTCTGGCGACAGCCGATGTATTACGGTACATTCATCCTGCGCACCCTGCAGACCGGTGATGTGGGTGTGAAGTCGATTGATGCCCCGCGCAGCGCTCGTCCGGGCGATGCGGTTGTGCCCAAGGCGACCTGGAAGAACTTTGGCACAACATCAATGAACTTCACCGCCTACTACCTGATGAACGACCCGAGCGGGACAAGGGTTTACTCCGAGTCTCAGACCGCAACCCTGGCGGGTGGCGCTGAGATTCAGTTGACCTTCCCGTCCTATGTGGTCAACACTGAGGGTGATTGGGCGGTTAAGTGCTCAACCGTTGCCGGCGGTGATGTCAATGCCGCAAACGACATCAGGACCGGCACATTCCGGGTGAGCACCGCACCACCGGTAACTCCGGGCTGGGTTGAGGTGAAGTCGATTCCGGGTGCGCCGAAAGACGGTGCGTTCCTTGCATTCAATCCGGACAACGGGTTGATTTATGCGGCACGCGGCTACAAGTCCGGCGACTTCTACGCCTATGACCCGAACGCGGACAGTGCGGGTAACTGGACAACTCTGACTCCGATTCCGGCGACCGAGGGTAAACTGCCTTACAAGGGTGCGAACGGCTGCTATGGTGACGGCTATATCTACGCCACCATCGGCAACAACACCCAGGGCTTCCTGCGTTACTCGATTGAGGGTAACTCCTGGGAGCCGCTGGCAGCGGTACCGCTGGGTGCGAGTGGCAAGAAGGTCAAAGGTGGTACCGACCTCGTGTATGTGGACGGCTATGTGTACCTGTTGAAGGGTTACAAGACCGACTTCTTCCGGTACAATGTTGCCGCCTCTGCCTGGGAGTCGCTGCCTTCAGCACCGGCTGGTACTCGTCCGAAATGGGACAAGGGCTCCTGGCTGGTCTGGGATGGTCAGAACACGCTCTATGCTCACAAGGCGAAGTACGGTGAGATGTGGACATTTGACCTGACAACCCAGCAGTGGGGCACCGCGTCACTTCCGGGTATGCCGACCTCAAGCAGCAAGACCGGCAAGAACAAGAAGTCCAAGGACGGTTCTGATGGCGCCTACTACAACGGCTACATCTATGCGCTCAAGGGTGGCAACACCGTTGAGTGGTGGCGTTATGAGGTTGCCGGTAATGCCTGGACCGAACTTGACCCGATGCCGGAGGTTGGTTCTACCGGCAAGAAGAAACGGGTCAAGGCGGGTGGCGCACTTGCTGGCTACGGTGACAACCCAATCTTCTTTGCCCTGAAGGGTGGCAAAATCCAGGAGTTCTGGCGCTACTACGACACCACAGTGGTGGTGTATGCTGCGAAGCCGGAGCGCTCGGGCGTGATGGCGGAGCAGGTGAATGCGAACCGGTTTGGGTTCAGCGTGGCGCCGAATCCGGTGGTCAAGGGTTATGGCTTGCTCTCCTACAGCGTGCCGCAGCAGGCACCGGCGCGGTTGACGGTGTATGATGTGACCGGTCGAGATGTGATGCATCTCACCTTTGTCGCTTCGGGCACCGGCACGCGCAACCTTGACCTGCGGTCGCTGGCAGCGGGTGTGTATCTGGTGAAGTTTGAGAGCGCCGGATACAACGCGAGCCAGAAGCTCATCGTCCGGTAG
- a CDS encoding Omp28-related outer membrane protein, whose translation MRGKLLIVAGLFLLSGTVMATQRVMVMEDFTATWCTYCPGAARGAEELKFRAFDSVVVIAYHSSTSDPFYTPEAASRMSYYGVTGYPTMRLDGGQAVVGGLHYGTMYPAYRQFFDTRKLEPSPLDIRLTVTYDSSSRSGVLTIVVRNTSSSAVSGQLHTVLTESHIYYPWQGMDSLHDVQRLMLPNAAGEAITVNPGDSVVRTRNFTINSGWVARNCEFVVFVQNNTTKWMYQGASIEVIPEPELEFVGYQPVLPRPGQNFNLTLGLRNIGSGALSGASAVLSTDDPYLTVLQGTSSFGQINRGAEGYCNTPFQLQVSSSCPDPHQATLKLVITTTDMVVDTVTFPLNITTSPGFADDMEHGIGGWTHSGTRDNWHLSNYRASSPSYSWYCGVESNHQYTNENDARLVTPFFTLGDSAWVRFQHYYDTEADFDFCVLEINNGSPFWVPVGMWSGSSNGWQEEAFDLSPLRNQTVRLRFRFISDYNVTGEGWYVDDFECGTRVGVAEQEGQKVLPVLAVSSPVRTRAKVRFVLPAGVKAEARVYDISGKLVRQLSDNLSGSGTVVWNLTDVTGRMVSAGGYFIRMSYDNTTVCVPMVVVR comes from the coding sequence ATGAGGGGTAAGTTGCTGATAGTTGCCGGGCTGTTTTTGCTATCCGGCACAGTAATGGCAACGCAGCGGGTGATGGTGATGGAGGACTTCACCGCCACCTGGTGTACCTATTGTCCGGGCGCGGCACGCGGTGCTGAGGAGTTGAAGTTTCGGGCGTTTGATTCGGTGGTGGTGATTGCCTATCACTCGTCAACCAGCGACCCGTTTTACACCCCAGAGGCGGCGAGCCGGATGAGTTATTATGGCGTGACCGGCTATCCGACGATGCGGCTTGATGGCGGACAGGCGGTGGTTGGAGGTCTGCATTACGGCACGATGTATCCGGCATACCGGCAGTTCTTTGACACCCGAAAACTGGAGCCGAGTCCGCTCGATATCAGATTGACGGTCACCTATGATTCTTCATCAAGGAGCGGGGTGTTGACAATCGTGGTTCGGAATACCAGTTCCAGCGCGGTCAGCGGTCAGTTGCACACCGTTCTTACCGAAAGTCACATCTACTACCCCTGGCAGGGGATGGATAGCCTGCACGATGTCCAGAGGTTGATGCTTCCTAACGCTGCGGGCGAGGCGATAACGGTCAACCCCGGGGATTCGGTGGTGCGAACAAGGAATTTCACCATCAATTCGGGCTGGGTGGCAAGGAACTGCGAATTTGTCGTTTTCGTCCAGAACAACACCACGAAGTGGATGTATCAGGGTGCGAGTATCGAAGTGATACCGGAGCCGGAACTGGAGTTTGTCGGTTATCAGCCGGTACTGCCCCGCCCTGGGCAAAACTTCAATCTGACGCTCGGGTTGCGTAACATCGGCAGTGGGGCGCTGAGCGGTGCCAGTGCGGTGCTGTCAACCGATGACCCGTATCTTACCGTTCTCCAGGGCACGAGCAGTTTCGGGCAAATCAACCGGGGTGCGGAAGGTTATTGTAACACGCCGTTTCAACTGCAGGTGAGTTCTTCGTGCCCGGACCCGCATCAGGCGACACTAAAACTGGTAATTACAACAACCGATATGGTGGTTGATACGGTGACATTTCCTTTGAACATCACCACGAGCCCGGGTTTTGCCGATGATATGGAGCACGGCATCGGTGGCTGGACCCATAGCGGCACCCGGGACAACTGGCACCTTTCGAATTACCGCGCCTCTTCACCCAGTTACTCCTGGTACTGTGGGGTAGAGTCAAACCACCAGTACACAAACGAGAACGATGCCCGACTTGTGACGCCGTTTTTCACCCTGGGCGACTCTGCCTGGGTGCGGTTCCAGCATTACTACGACACGGAGGCGGACTTTGATTTCTGTGTGCTGGAGATAAACAACGGTTCACCGTTCTGGGTGCCGGTCGGGATGTGGAGCGGGTCAAGTAACGGCTGGCAAGAGGAGGCGTTCGATTTAAGCCCGTTGCGCAATCAGACGGTGCGGTTGCGGTTCCGGTTTATCAGCGACTACAATGTTACGGGCGAGGGCTGGTATGTTGACGACTTTGAGTGTGGTACAAGGGTCGGCGTTGCCGAACAAGAAGGGCAAAAGGTGCTGCCCGTGCTGGCGGTGAGCAGTCCGGTACGAACGCGGGCTAAGGTGCGGTTTGTTTTGCCCGCCGGGGTCAAGGCGGAGGCGCGGGTTTACGACATCAGCGGGAAACTGGTGCGACAACTGAGTGACAACCTTAGTGGCAGCGGAACCGTGGTCTGGAATCTGACCGATGTCACAGGCAGGATGGTGAGTGCTGGTGGCTACTTTATCCGGATGAGTTATGACAACACCACGGTCTGTGTACCGATGGTGGTGGTGCGATAA
- a CDS encoding methyltransferase domain-containing protein, which yields MAKRYDYTGKDVQEVYDGPGGLLWEAVMGEQIHSGGPEATDRLAKALGLKPGMQVLDVCSALGAPARHIAQKYGVKVTGLDFTRTMLEKARQRTKEAGLDHLITFVEGTALDMPFKANTFDVVWGQEAWCYVTDKDLLARECYRVLKPGGKIGFTDWVITGKIEEDLLAKLYESMAFPYMETFEGWQEVLKRAGFKVLDAQDQTEEFARCFDEYKVMVEEKLKPAILQNFGKDLFDFAVNLVNMWRDAAHRHQVGRGFYIGQK from the coding sequence ATGGCAAAGCGTTACGACTATACCGGTAAGGATGTCCAGGAGGTTTATGACGGTCCGGGCGGTCTGCTCTGGGAAGCGGTGATGGGCGAGCAGATTCACTCAGGCGGACCAGAGGCAACCGACCGTCTGGCAAAGGCGCTGGGACTGAAACCCGGGATGCAGGTGCTTGATGTGTGCAGTGCGCTGGGCGCGCCGGCAAGGCACATCGCCCAGAAGTACGGGGTTAAGGTTACCGGTCTTGACTTTACCAGGACGATGCTGGAGAAGGCAAGACAGCGGACCAAAGAGGCAGGGCTTGACCATCTGATTACCTTTGTTGAAGGCACTGCGCTTGATATGCCGTTCAAGGCGAACACCTTTGATGTGGTCTGGGGTCAGGAGGCGTGGTGCTATGTTACGGACAAGGACCTCCTGGCGCGGGAGTGTTATCGGGTGTTGAAACCGGGCGGCAAGATTGGTTTTACCGACTGGGTGATTACCGGCAAAATTGAGGAGGACCTGCTCGCAAAACTTTACGAGTCGATGGCGTTTCCCTATATGGAGACATTTGAAGGGTGGCAGGAGGTTTTGAAGCGCGCCGGGTTTAAGGTGCTTGATGCCCAGGACCAGACTGAGGAGTTTGCCCGCTGCTTTGATGAGTACAAGGTGATGGTGGAAGAGAAACTGAAACCGGCGATTCTGCAAAACTTTGGCAAGGACTTGTTTGATTTTGCGGTCAACCTGGTGAATATGTGGCGCGATGCGGCGCATCGGCATCAGGTAGGCAGAGGGTTTTACATCGGGCAGAAGTGA
- a CDS encoding corrinoid protein, producing the protein MAERADLFSLLVDAVVALKPEQVQRLCAEALRQGVQPEEVLEKGLARGMRVVGEKFAAKEYFVPEVLLASKAMYAGFDIIKEKMAPKTKNPGRVALGVVQGDIHDIGKNIVKVMVQAAGFEVVDLGRNVPIERFVAAAEEGVQIIGMSSLMTTTMPNMAKVIEALKKKGLRERVKVLVGGAPVTRLFAERIGADGYAPDAHSAVVEVERLLK; encoded by the coding sequence ATGGCAGAGAGAGCGGATTTATTCTCCTTGCTCGTCGATGCGGTTGTTGCCCTGAAACCGGAACAGGTGCAGCGGTTGTGCGCAGAGGCTTTGCGTCAGGGTGTGCAACCGGAGGAGGTGCTGGAGAAGGGGCTGGCACGGGGTATGCGGGTGGTGGGTGAGAAGTTTGCGGCAAAAGAGTATTTTGTGCCCGAGGTGCTTTTGGCATCAAAGGCGATGTATGCCGGGTTTGACATCATAAAAGAGAAAATGGCACCAAAAACCAAAAACCCGGGCCGGGTGGCGCTGGGTGTGGTGCAGGGCGACATCCACGATATCGGCAAGAATATTGTCAAGGTGATGGTGCAGGCGGCAGGGTTTGAGGTCGTGGATTTGGGCAGGAATGTGCCGATTGAGCGGTTTGTTGCCGCAGCGGAAGAGGGGGTGCAGATTATCGGAATGTCATCTTTAATGACGACGACGATGCCCAATATGGCAAAGGTGATTGAGGCGCTGAAAAAGAAGGGGTTACGGGAAAGGGTCAAGGTGCTGGTTGGCGGCGCACCGGTGACGCGCCTCTTTGCCGAACGGATTGGTGCGGACGGCTATGCGCCGGATGCCCACAGCGCGGTGGTAGAGGTGGAGCGGCTGTTGAAATAA
- the selD gene encoding selenide, water dikinase SelD produces MRKRGLLSFARAAGCAGKACQADLFAILDGLPGFKHPDLLVSGATADDAGVFRLDKRRALVLTVDVLPPVADEPYVFGQIAAANSLSDVYAMGGMPLAALAVLGVPVKEIEFETVRRVLAGAWDKVKEAGAVVAGGHTVRDQELKFGLAVTGIVHPAKVVTNAGARPGDRLFLTKPLGTGVITTAQKNRRAPPYLVARANRLMAQLNRLAAEAMTTVGVSAATDITGFGLLGHCWEMAQASGVDIVINATAVPFIPGVKKLAQEGWFCEGTLNNYKFMKSRADFAPGIDKTMRLLLCDAQTSGGLLIAVPEKKVRRLINELVRAGVDGVRAVGEVRAGTGRVRVVE; encoded by the coding sequence TTGAGAAAAAGGGGGCTTTTGAGTTTTGCCCGCGCTGCGGGCTGTGCGGGCAAGGCGTGTCAGGCTGACCTGTTTGCCATTTTAGACGGGTTACCCGGTTTTAAACATCCCGATTTGCTGGTGAGCGGCGCAACCGCAGACGATGCCGGGGTGTTTCGGCTGGATAAAAGACGGGCGCTGGTTCTGACTGTGGATGTTTTACCCCCGGTTGCAGATGAGCCTTATGTGTTCGGGCAGATTGCAGCGGCAAACTCCCTTTCTGATGTGTATGCGATGGGCGGTATGCCGCTTGCCGCACTGGCAGTTCTCGGGGTACCGGTTAAAGAGATTGAGTTTGAGACCGTGCGGAGGGTGCTTGCCGGTGCCTGGGACAAGGTTAAGGAGGCGGGTGCGGTTGTTGCGGGCGGTCACACGGTAAGAGACCAGGAGTTAAAGTTCGGTCTGGCTGTTACCGGGATTGTTCATCCGGCAAAGGTTGTGACCAATGCCGGTGCCAGACCTGGGGACCGGTTGTTTTTGACCAAACCGCTCGGAACCGGGGTTATTACAACCGCCCAGAAGAACCGCCGGGCGCCACCGTATCTCGTGGCGCGGGCAAACCGATTGATGGCGCAGTTGAACCGGCTGGCAGCAGAGGCGATGACCACAGTCGGGGTAAGCGCGGCAACCGACATTACCGGTTTCGGGTTGCTGGGTCATTGCTGGGAGATGGCACAGGCGAGCGGGGTTGACATAGTTATCAACGCAACAGCGGTGCCGTTTATTCCCGGAGTGAAGAAACTGGCTCAGGAGGGATGGTTTTGCGAAGGGACCTTGAACAATTATAAGTTTATGAAAAGCCGTGCCGATTTTGCCCCGGGGATAGACAAAACGATGCGTCTTTTACTGTGCGACGCCCAGACTTCAGGCGGTTTGTTGATTGCCGTGCCAGAAAAGAAGGTAAGGCGACTTATCAACGAGTTGGTGAGAGCCGGAGTTGATGGTGTCCGGGCGGTGGGTGAGGTGCGAGCCGGAACCGGAAGGGTACGGGTGGTCGAATGA